The proteins below are encoded in one region of Neisseria bacilliformis:
- the lipB gene encoding lipoyl(octanoyl) transferase LipB, whose amino-acid sequence MKTVRLGRRDYLPVFHAMQAFNDRRTADTEDELWIVEHNPVFTQGLAGKAEHLLVRDGIPVVQIDRGGQITYHGPGQLVVYTMIDFKRRKTSVRRIVSALENSIIATLAAYGIAAAADPQRPGVYVGGKKIASLGLRIKNGAVYHGLALNVDMDLTPFTHINPCGYAGLQMTQIADFVQPAPSLDNVADNLVAQLREKLAFEAV is encoded by the coding sequence ATGAAAACCGTGCGCCTCGGCCGCCGCGACTATCTGCCCGTTTTCCACGCCATGCAGGCGTTCAACGACCGCCGCACGGCCGACACCGAAGACGAACTGTGGATTGTGGAACACAATCCCGTCTTCACCCAGGGCTTGGCGGGCAAGGCCGAACACCTGCTGGTGCGGGACGGCATCCCCGTCGTGCAGATCGACCGCGGCGGCCAGATTACCTACCACGGCCCCGGCCAGCTCGTCGTCTACACCATGATCGATTTCAAACGGCGCAAAACCTCGGTGCGCCGCATCGTTTCCGCCCTCGAAAACAGCATCATCGCCACCCTGGCCGCCTACGGCATCGCCGCCGCCGCCGACCCGCAGCGTCCCGGCGTGTATGTCGGCGGAAAAAAAATCGCATCGCTCGGTCTGCGCATCAAAAACGGCGCGGTCTATCACGGCCTCGCCCTCAATGTGGACATGGACCTCACCCCGTTCACCCACATCAACCCCTGCGGCTACGCCGGCTTGCAGATGACCCAAATCGCCGACTTCGTGCAGCCCGCCCCGTCTTTGGACAACGTGGCCGACAATCTGGTGGCGCAGCTGCGGGAAAAACTGGCCTTTGAGGCCGTCTGA
- a CDS encoding tRNA threonylcarbamoyladenosine dehydratase: MTASPPSRRFGGIARLYGENALQRFSQAHVCVVGLGGVGSWAAEALARSGIGKLTLIDLDNVAESNTNRQIHALTDNFGKAKTAALAERIVQINPACRVRQIEDFVTEDNLPELFRRPYGFVIDAIDQVRVKAAMAAHFVRTRQPFVLSGGAGGQRNPAQIRTADLAAVTHDPLLASLRYTLRRRHCFPRDPKQKMRVPCVYSLENVAPPQTAAACDAAPQGLSCAGYGASMVVTAAFGLHCAQAAIEHLAAQA; the protein is encoded by the coding sequence ATGACCGCCTCCCCCCCCTCCCGCCGCTTCGGCGGCATCGCCCGCCTCTACGGCGAAAACGCCCTGCAACGCTTCTCCCAAGCCCATGTCTGCGTCGTCGGCCTCGGCGGCGTCGGCTCGTGGGCGGCCGAAGCCCTCGCCCGCAGCGGCATCGGCAAGCTCACCCTGATCGATTTGGACAACGTCGCCGAATCCAACACCAACCGCCAAATCCACGCCCTCACCGACAATTTCGGCAAAGCCAAAACCGCCGCCCTTGCCGAACGCATCGTCCAAATCAACCCCGCCTGCCGCGTGCGCCAAATCGAAGACTTCGTTACCGAAGACAACCTGCCCGAGCTTTTCAGACGGCCTTACGGTTTCGTCATCGACGCCATCGACCAAGTGCGCGTCAAAGCGGCCATGGCCGCGCATTTCGTCCGCACCCGCCAGCCCTTCGTATTGAGCGGCGGCGCGGGCGGCCAGCGCAACCCCGCCCAAATCCGCACCGCCGACCTCGCCGCCGTAACCCACGACCCCCTGCTCGCCAGCCTGCGCTACACCCTGCGCCGCCGCCACTGTTTCCCGCGCGACCCCAAACAGAAAATGCGCGTCCCCTGCGTCTATTCCCTCGAAAACGTTGCCCCGCCGCAAACCGCAGCCGCCTGCGACGCCGCCCCGCAGGGACTCTCCTGCGCAGGCTACGGCGCAAGCATGGTGGTAACCGCCGCCTTCGGCCTCCACTGCGCCCAAGCGGCAATCGAACACCTCGCCGCGCAAGCGTAA
- a CDS encoding universal stress protein yields MYKHLVVAVDGSETSANALKHACSVAAAGKAQLTLVHVANPAEYMALAPEFLQQDSYEEAAVANGNAVLAEALEITNGAEPGITGVNTHLLLANKGAREMAQELVDYADKQGADLLVLGTHGRTGLMHLLMGSFAETVMRQSHLPLLIIRSEGGGGEDEA; encoded by the coding sequence ATGTACAAACATCTGGTGGTAGCAGTGGACGGCAGCGAAACTTCGGCCAATGCTTTGAAACATGCGTGCAGCGTGGCGGCGGCGGGGAAGGCGCAACTGACTTTGGTTCATGTTGCCAACCCCGCCGAATATATGGCACTCGCGCCGGAGTTTTTGCAGCAGGACAGCTATGAGGAGGCGGCTGTGGCCAACGGCAACGCGGTTTTGGCCGAGGCTTTGGAAATCACCAACGGCGCGGAGCCGGGCATCACCGGTGTGAACACGCACCTGCTGCTGGCCAACAAGGGCGCGCGCGAGATGGCGCAGGAATTGGTGGACTACGCCGACAAGCAGGGCGCGGATCTGCTGGTGCTGGGCACGCACGGGCGCACCGGCCTGATGCACCTTCTGATGGGCAGCTTCGCCGAAACCGTGATGCGCCAGAGCCATCTGCCGCTGCTGATTATCCGCAGCGAAGGGGGCGGCGGCGAAGATGAAGCGTAA
- the lon gene encoding endopeptidase La, translated as MANTQRPAYDRALALLPLRDVVVYPHMVLPLFVGRPKSIAALERAMESDEPVFLLAQKNPNDDDPQPQDLHQMGTIANVLQVLKLPDGTVKVLVEGIRRARAVDIENNGDYFFAYVETEDEETSAGHDMEALRRTLLNEFEQFAKLNKKIPAEVLSTITGIEDNGRLTDTVAAHLQLKLELRQAVLDKVDVAERMEFLIGQIDAELDILQVEKRIKGRVKRQMEKSQREYYLNEQVKAIHKELGEEDERAELDKLEADIKAAGMSKEAEEKALSELKKLKMMPPMSAESTVVRNYIDTLLELPWKKKTRVIKDIAKADLVLNADHYGLEKVKERILEYLAVQKRSEKLKGPILCLVGPPGVGKTSLGQSIAKATGRKYVRMALGGVHDESEIRGHRRTYIGSMPGKIIQGIIKAGVKNPLFLLDEIDKLGNDFRGDPSSALLEVLDPEQNSTFSDHFVEVDYDLSDVLFIATSNSMNIPSALLDRMEIIRLSGYTEDEKVSIAMQYLVPKQMERNGVREGEMDIREAAVRDIVRYYTREAGVRSLDREIAKICRKGVMAAQLAEDAHKNGGGQTETIVVDAGNLHDYLGVRRFDFGVAENENRVGQVTGLAWTEVGGELLTIEAVALKGKGNIVRTGKLGDVMQESITAAWSVVRSRAEGLGLAPDFYEKHDIHVHVPEGATPKDGPSAGIGMTLAMVSAFTGIPVRADVAMTGEITLRGEVLPIGGLKEKLLAALRGGIKHVLIPQGNVKDLEEIPANVKEGLEIRPVKWIDEVLDFGLERRPEPFKADPVPADPSVATAAKSSANAQRH; from the coding sequence ATGGCCAATACACAACGCCCCGCCTACGACCGCGCCCTGGCTCTGCTGCCGCTGCGCGATGTGGTGGTTTACCCGCACATGGTGCTGCCGCTGTTCGTCGGCCGCCCCAAATCCATCGCCGCCTTGGAGCGGGCGATGGAAAGCGACGAGCCGGTTTTCCTGCTGGCGCAGAAAAACCCCAACGACGACGACCCGCAGCCGCAAGACCTGCACCAGATGGGCACGATTGCCAACGTGCTGCAAGTGCTCAAACTGCCCGACGGCACAGTGAAAGTGCTGGTGGAGGGCATCCGCCGCGCCCGCGCCGTGGACATCGAAAACAACGGCGACTATTTCTTCGCCTACGTGGAAACCGAAGACGAGGAAACCTCGGCCGGACACGATATGGAAGCCCTGCGCCGCACGCTGCTGAACGAGTTTGAGCAGTTTGCCAAGCTGAACAAGAAAATCCCCGCCGAGGTGCTCTCCACCATCACCGGCATCGAAGACAACGGCCGCCTCACCGACACCGTGGCCGCCCACCTGCAACTGAAACTCGAACTGCGCCAGGCCGTGCTCGACAAGGTCGACGTGGCCGAACGCATGGAGTTCCTCATCGGCCAGATCGATGCCGAGCTGGACATCCTGCAAGTGGAAAAACGCATCAAAGGCCGCGTCAAACGCCAGATGGAAAAATCGCAGCGCGAGTACTACCTCAACGAGCAGGTCAAAGCCATCCACAAGGAATTGGGCGAAGAAGACGAACGAGCGGAGCTGGACAAGCTCGAAGCCGACATCAAAGCGGCCGGCATGAGCAAAGAGGCCGAGGAAAAAGCCCTGTCGGAATTGAAAAAACTCAAAATGATGCCGCCGATGTCGGCCGAGTCCACCGTGGTGCGTAACTATATAGATACGCTGCTCGAACTGCCGTGGAAGAAAAAAACGCGTGTCATCAAAGACATCGCCAAAGCCGATCTGGTGCTCAACGCCGACCACTACGGCCTGGAAAAAGTCAAAGAGCGCATCTTGGAATATCTGGCGGTGCAAAAACGCAGCGAAAAACTCAAAGGCCCCATCCTCTGCCTCGTCGGCCCCCCGGGCGTGGGCAAAACCTCGCTCGGCCAGTCTATCGCCAAAGCCACCGGCCGCAAATACGTGCGCATGGCCTTGGGCGGCGTGCACGACGAGAGCGAAATCCGCGGCCACCGCCGCACCTACATCGGCTCGATGCCCGGTAAAATCATCCAGGGCATCATCAAAGCCGGCGTGAAAAACCCGCTGTTCCTGCTCGACGAAATCGACAAGCTGGGCAACGACTTCCGTGGCGACCCGTCCAGTGCGCTGCTGGAAGTGCTCGACCCCGAACAAAACAGCACCTTCTCCGACCACTTTGTCGAAGTGGACTACGATTTGAGCGACGTATTGTTCATCGCCACCTCCAACAGCATGAACATCCCCTCCGCCCTGCTCGACCGCATGGAAATCATCCGCCTCTCGGGCTACACCGAAGACGAAAAAGTCAGCATCGCCATGCAGTACCTCGTGCCCAAACAGATGGAGCGCAACGGCGTGCGCGAAGGCGAAATGGACATCCGCGAAGCGGCCGTGCGCGACATCGTGCGCTACTACACCCGCGAAGCCGGCGTGCGCTCGCTCGACCGCGAAATCGCCAAAATCTGCCGCAAAGGCGTGATGGCGGCGCAGCTGGCCGAAGACGCGCACAAAAACGGCGGCGGCCAAACCGAAACCATCGTCGTGGACGCGGGCAACCTGCACGACTACCTCGGCGTGCGCCGCTTCGACTTCGGCGTGGCCGAAAACGAAAACCGCGTCGGCCAGGTAACCGGGCTGGCGTGGACGGAAGTGGGCGGCGAGCTGCTCACCATCGAAGCCGTCGCCCTCAAAGGCAAAGGCAACATCGTGCGCACCGGCAAGCTGGGCGACGTGATGCAGGAATCCATCACCGCCGCATGGAGCGTCGTCCGCTCCCGCGCCGAAGGGCTCGGCCTCGCGCCCGACTTCTACGAGAAACACGACATCCACGTCCACGTGCCCGAAGGCGCAACCCCCAAAGACGGCCCCAGCGCGGGCATCGGCATGACGCTGGCCATGGTGTCCGCCTTCACCGGCATCCCCGTGCGCGCCGACGTGGCCATGACCGGCGAAATCACCCTGCGCGGCGAAGTGCTGCCCATCGGCGGCTTGAAGGAAAAACTGCTCGCCGCCCTGCGCGGCGGCATCAAACACGTCCTCATCCCGCAGGGCAACGTCAAAGACCTGGAAGAAATCCCCGCCAACGTCAAAGAAGGCTTGGAAATCCGCCCGGTCAAATGGATAGACGAAGTGCTCGACTTCGGCCTCGAACGCCGTCCCGAACCGTTCAAAGCCGATCCCGTCCCCGCCGACCCGTCCGTCGCGACAGCGGCAAAGTCAAGCGCAAACGCCCAACGGCACTGA
- the prfA gene encoding peptide chain release factor 1 yields the protein MKPSILDKLQNLAHRLEEVTALLGSPEAVADMDNYRRLNQEHAELTPVVETYRAYTRAQSDLADAQEMLSDPDMKDFAAEETEAAKAKIDALDLELQKLLLPKDADDDKNIFIEIRAGTGGDEAALFAGDLLRMYSRYAERNRWQVEIVSANESDLGGYKEVIVRLIGLGAYSKLKFESGGHRVQRVPATESQGRIHTSACTVAVMPEADELEDIELNPADLRIDTFRASGAGGQHINKTDSAVRITHLPTGMVVECQDGRSQHANKAQAMKVLAARLNDAQKREAQAKEAAERKSLIGSGDRSERIRTYNYPQGRVTDHRINLTLHKLDFVMDGDMEEITAALIAEHQAELLAAMGD from the coding sequence ATGAAACCCTCCATCCTAGACAAACTGCAAAACCTCGCCCACCGCCTCGAAGAAGTAACCGCCCTGCTCGGCTCGCCCGAAGCCGTGGCCGATATGGACAACTACCGCCGCCTCAACCAAGAACACGCCGAACTCACCCCCGTGGTGGAAACCTACCGCGCCTACACCCGGGCGCAAAGCGACCTGGCCGACGCGCAGGAAATGCTGTCCGACCCCGACATGAAAGACTTTGCCGCCGAGGAAACAGAAGCCGCCAAAGCCAAAATCGACGCGCTGGACTTGGAACTGCAAAAACTGCTGCTGCCCAAAGACGCCGACGACGACAAAAACATCTTCATCGAAATCCGCGCCGGCACCGGCGGCGACGAAGCCGCGCTGTTTGCCGGCGACCTTTTGCGCATGTACAGCCGCTACGCCGAGCGCAACCGCTGGCAGGTGGAAATCGTCTCCGCCAACGAAAGCGATTTGGGCGGCTACAAAGAAGTGATCGTGCGGCTGATCGGACTGGGCGCGTACAGCAAACTCAAATTTGAAAGCGGCGGCCACCGCGTGCAGCGCGTCCCCGCCACCGAAAGCCAAGGCCGTATCCACACCTCCGCCTGCACCGTTGCCGTTATGCCTGAAGCGGACGAACTCGAAGACATCGAGTTGAACCCTGCCGACCTGCGCATCGATACCTTCCGCGCATCCGGCGCGGGCGGCCAGCACATCAACAAAACCGACTCCGCCGTCCGCATCACCCACCTGCCCACCGGCATGGTGGTCGAATGCCAGGACGGCCGCAGCCAGCACGCCAACAAAGCCCAAGCCATGAAAGTCTTGGCCGCCCGCCTAAACGACGCGCAAAAACGCGAAGCCCAAGCCAAAGAGGCCGCCGAGCGCAAATCGCTGATCGGCAGCGGCGACAGAAGCGAGCGCATCCGCACCTACAACTACCCGCAGGGACGCGTTACCGACCACCGCATCAACCTCACCCTGCACAAACTGGATTTCGTAATGGACGGCGATATGGAAGAAATCACCGCCGCGCTGATTGCCGAACATCAGGCAGAACTCTTGGCGGCGATGGGGGATTAA
- a CDS encoding tRNA dihydrouridine synthase — translation MTEPPCYLVLAPMQGLTDAPMRDLLTRIGGFDECVSEFVRITHTVHSRAAWLKYAPEMARGSRTPSGIPCTVQLLGSDAANMAANALEAVRFGAEKIDLNFGCPAPTVNKHQGGAVLLKEPQRVHAIVKTLREALPAHILLTGKMRLGFDDKTLALENAQAIAEGGACALTVHARTKVEGYEPPAHWAWVKKIAAAVDIPVTANGDVFTLQDYLAIRRESGCAGVMIGRGAVIRPGLARQIKAYENGEDAPEMAFAETLQWMRLFVDLCLNAAGGSEKYALARLKQWLGMMKQAEPQARDLFDAVRTLKEADAVKRVLAAFADKEAV, via the coding sequence ATGACCGAACCACCTTGTTACCTTGTCCTCGCCCCGATGCAGGGGCTGACCGACGCGCCGATGCGCGATTTGCTCACCCGCATCGGCGGCTTCGACGAATGCGTGAGCGAGTTCGTCCGCATCACCCACACCGTGCACTCCCGTGCCGCCTGGCTCAAATACGCGCCCGAAATGGCGCGTGGCAGCCGCACCCCCTCGGGCATCCCCTGCACCGTTCAGCTTCTGGGCAGCGACGCGGCAAACATGGCCGCCAACGCGCTCGAAGCGGTGCGTTTCGGCGCGGAAAAAATCGACCTCAATTTCGGCTGCCCCGCGCCCACGGTCAACAAACACCAAGGCGGCGCGGTGCTGCTCAAAGAGCCGCAGCGCGTGCACGCCATCGTCAAAACCCTGCGCGAAGCCCTGCCCGCGCACATCCTGCTCACCGGCAAAATGCGCCTCGGCTTCGACGACAAAACGCTGGCTTTGGAAAACGCGCAGGCCATCGCCGAAGGCGGCGCATGCGCCCTCACCGTGCACGCCCGCACCAAAGTTGAAGGCTACGAGCCGCCCGCGCACTGGGCTTGGGTGAAAAAAATCGCCGCAGCGGTGGACATTCCGGTAACGGCCAACGGCGACGTGTTCACCTTGCAGGACTATCTTGCCATCCGGCGTGAAAGCGGCTGCGCGGGCGTGATGATCGGGCGCGGCGCGGTCATCCGCCCGGGTTTGGCGCGGCAGATCAAGGCGTATGAAAACGGTGAAGACGCGCCGGAAATGGCGTTTGCCGAAACGCTGCAATGGATGCGGCTGTTTGTGGATTTGTGCCTGAACGCGGCGGGCGGCAGCGAAAAATACGCCCTAGCCCGCCTGAAACAGTGGCTGGGGATGATGAAACAGGCCGAGCCGCAGGCGCGGGATTTGTTCGACGCCGTGCGCACGCTGAAAGAGGCGGACGCGGTAAAACGGGTGCTGGCAGCGTTTGCGGACAAAGAGGCCGTCTGA
- a CDS encoding undecaprenyl-diphosphate phosphatase, which produces MLDILKAALFGIVEGITEWLPVSSTGHMVLLDEFVRLDVSPEFWKMFLVVIQLGAIAAVAVLYFDKLWPFARGLRLKPEAVPLWGKILLACVPAAVVGLSLDNWIDRHFYNPFTVAVMLISFGAAFIVVENRNKHHRPKTADLAGISYMQALWVGLFQVIAAVLPGTSRSGATILGGIAVGLSREVAAEFTFFLAVPVMFGASLLKIAKHGPAFSGHELAVLACGMAVSFIVSVLTIKFLMAYIKRHDFKIFGWYRIVLGALVLLYFAVLK; this is translated from the coding sequence ATGCTTGATATTTTGAAGGCCGCGCTGTTCGGCATTGTGGAGGGTATTACCGAATGGCTGCCCGTCAGTTCCACCGGCCATATGGTTCTGCTGGACGAGTTTGTGCGGCTCGATGTGTCGCCCGAATTTTGGAAAATGTTTCTCGTCGTCATCCAGCTTGGCGCGATTGCGGCGGTGGCCGTTTTGTATTTCGACAAACTGTGGCCGTTTGCGCGCGGGCTGCGGCTGAAACCCGAAGCCGTGCCGCTGTGGGGCAAAATCCTGCTTGCCTGCGTGCCCGCCGCCGTGGTCGGCCTGTCGCTGGATAACTGGATCGACCGCCATTTCTACAACCCGTTCACCGTGGCCGTGATGCTGATTTCCTTCGGCGCGGCCTTTATCGTTGTGGAAAACCGCAACAAACACCACCGCCCGAAAACGGCCGATTTGGCGGGCATTTCCTATATGCAGGCTTTGTGGGTGGGGTTGTTTCAGGTCATCGCCGCCGTGCTGCCCGGCACCAGCCGCTCGGGCGCGACGATTTTGGGCGGCATCGCCGTCGGCCTCAGCCGCGAAGTGGCGGCGGAATTTACCTTTTTCCTCGCCGTGCCGGTGATGTTCGGCGCGAGCCTGCTGAAAATCGCCAAACACGGCCCGGCCTTTTCGGGGCACGAACTGGCCGTGCTCGCCTGCGGCATGGCGGTGAGCTTTATCGTGAGCGTCCTCACCATCAAATTCCTGATGGCCTATATCAAACGCCACGATTTCAAAATCTTCGGCTGGTACAGAATCGTGCTGGGCGCGCTGGTGCTGCTGTATTTCGCGGTGCTGAAATAA
- a CDS encoding HP0495 family protein, producing the protein MTQQKDSLIEFPCAFPIKVMGAQHPDFLPEILAAVQRHAPDTAEEHITSRPSSGGNYLSATVTVQAQNQEHLDDIYRSLTAHPLVKVVL; encoded by the coding sequence ATGACCCAGCAAAAAGACAGCCTCATCGAATTCCCCTGCGCCTTCCCCATCAAAGTGATGGGTGCGCAGCATCCCGACTTCCTGCCCGAAATCCTCGCCGCTGTGCAACGCCACGCGCCCGACACGGCCGAAGAGCACATCACTTCCCGCCCCAGCAGCGGCGGTAACTACCTCTCCGCCACCGTTACCGTGCAGGCGCAAAACCAAGAACATCTGGACGACATCTACCGCAGCCTCACCGCGCATCCTTTGGTGAAAGTGGTGCTGTGA
- the lipA gene encoding lipoyl synthase, with translation MSTETTNPLDNRQGVKHTGASKTARIPIKVVPLEQKLKKPEWIRAKLPNPKKFFEIKDILREQKMHTVCEEAACPNISECFSKGTATFMIMGDMCTRRCPFCAVGHGRPNPLDPDEPQNLANSVRAMNLRYVVITSVDRDDLRDGGAQHFADCITAIRQTSPFTKIEVLVPDFRGRLDIALNILAQTPPDVMNHNLETHPRLYKMARPGADYKHSLELLRRYKQMMPHVPTKSGIMVGLGETDDEVREIMDDMRAHDIEMITIGQYLQPSDGHLPVLRYVTPDMFKQFEREAYSKGFTNAACGAMVRSSYHADEQAAEALRESHGGCGHH, from the coding sequence ATGAGTACAGAAACCACCAACCCCCTCGACAACCGCCAGGGCGTCAAACACACCGGCGCGTCCAAAACCGCCCGCATCCCCATCAAAGTCGTTCCCCTCGAACAAAAGCTGAAAAAGCCCGAATGGATACGCGCCAAGCTGCCCAATCCGAAAAAGTTTTTTGAGATTAAAGACATCCTGCGCGAGCAGAAAATGCACACCGTGTGCGAAGAAGCCGCCTGCCCCAACATCAGCGAATGTTTCAGCAAAGGCACGGCCACCTTCATGATTATGGGCGACATGTGCACCCGCCGCTGCCCCTTCTGCGCCGTCGGCCACGGCCGCCCGAATCCGCTCGACCCCGACGAGCCGCAAAACCTCGCCAACTCCGTACGCGCCATGAACCTGCGCTACGTCGTCATCACCTCGGTTGACCGCGACGACCTGCGCGACGGCGGCGCGCAGCATTTCGCCGACTGCATCACCGCCATCCGCCAGACCAGCCCGTTCACCAAAATCGAAGTGCTGGTGCCCGATTTTCGCGGCCGCCTCGACATCGCCCTCAACATCCTCGCGCAAACCCCGCCCGACGTGATGAACCACAACCTCGAAACCCATCCGCGCCTCTACAAAATGGCGCGCCCGGGCGCGGACTACAAACACTCGCTCGAACTCCTGCGCCGCTACAAACAAATGATGCCGCACGTGCCCACCAAGTCCGGCATTATGGTCGGCCTGGGCGAAACCGACGACGAAGTGCGCGAAATCATGGACGACATGCGCGCGCACGACATCGAAATGATTACCATCGGCCAATACCTGCAACCCTCCGACGGCCACCTGCCCGTGCTGCGCTACGTAACGCCCGACATGTTCAAGCAGTTCGAGCGCGAAGCCTACAGCAAAGGCTTCACCAACGCCGCCTGCGGCGCGATGGTGCGTTCGAGCTACCACGCCGATGAGCAGGCCGCCGAAGCCCTGCGCGAAAGCCACGGCGGCTGCGGCCATCATTAG
- the yegQ gene encoding tRNA 5-hydroxyuridine modification protein YegQ gives MKSPELLLPAGGPERMRTAFDYGADAVYAGSPRYSLRARNNEFAKLDVLSDGIQEAHRRGKKFFLTCNTLPHNSKLKTFVADMEPLVAMKPDALIMADPGLIMVTRERWPEMPIHLSVQANTTNYWGVKFWQNIGVERIILSRELSMEEIAEIRQECPDIELEVFVHGALCIAYSGRCLLSGYFNHRDPNQGTCTNSCRWDYKVHDAQIDEMGDAKLLEGFDFNKAQEEANQAFEGINGQVRHPRADKIFLLEESNRLGEYMPIMEDEHGTYIMNSKDLRAVEQVAELAKIGVDSLKVEGRTKSVYYVARVAQAYRKAIDDAVAGKPFDYSLLAELEGLANRGYTTGFLERHQTQDYQNYLAGHSLAKQSQYVGHAVAVDDEGWATVEVKNRFAVGDTLEIIHPEGNQTIVLQAMRRNGEPADTAPGNGIRVQIPNMRGREKALIARVLNP, from the coding sequence ATGAAATCTCCCGAACTCCTGCTGCCCGCCGGCGGCCCCGAGCGCATGCGCACCGCCTTCGACTACGGCGCCGACGCCGTTTACGCCGGCAGCCCGCGCTATTCGCTGCGCGCACGCAACAACGAATTTGCCAAGCTCGACGTCCTTTCAGACGGCATCCAAGAAGCGCACCGGCGCGGCAAAAAATTCTTTCTCACCTGCAACACCCTGCCGCACAATTCCAAGCTCAAAACCTTTGTCGCCGACATGGAACCGCTGGTCGCCATGAAGCCCGACGCCCTGATTATGGCCGACCCCGGCCTGATTATGGTAACGCGCGAGCGCTGGCCGGAGATGCCGATACATCTTTCCGTGCAGGCCAACACCACCAACTACTGGGGCGTGAAATTCTGGCAGAACATCGGTGTCGAACGCATTATTCTGTCGCGTGAATTGTCGATGGAAGAAATCGCCGAAATCCGCCAGGAATGCCCGGATATCGAGCTGGAAGTGTTCGTGCACGGCGCCCTGTGCATCGCCTATTCCGGCCGCTGCCTGCTCTCGGGCTACTTCAACCACCGCGACCCCAACCAAGGCACCTGCACCAATTCCTGCCGCTGGGACTACAAAGTCCACGACGCGCAAATCGACGAAATGGGCGACGCCAAACTGCTCGAAGGCTTCGACTTCAACAAAGCCCAAGAAGAAGCCAACCAAGCCTTCGAGGGCATCAACGGCCAAGTGCGCCACCCCCGCGCCGACAAAATCTTCCTGCTCGAAGAGTCCAACCGTCTGGGCGAATACATGCCGATTATGGAAGACGAACACGGCACTTATATTATGAATTCCAAAGACTTACGCGCCGTAGAGCAAGTGGCCGAGCTGGCAAAAATCGGCGTGGACAGCCTGAAAGTGGAAGGCCGCACCAAATCCGTGTATTACGTCGCCCGCGTCGCCCAAGCCTACCGCAAGGCGATTGACGACGCCGTCGCCGGAAAACCCTTCGATTACAGTCTGTTGGCCGAACTCGAAGGCCTCGCCAACCGTGGCTACACCACCGGCTTTTTGGAACGCCACCAAACGCAGGACTACCAAAACTACCTCGCCGGCCACTCGCTGGCCAAACAAAGCCAATACGTCGGCCACGCCGTTGCTGTGGACGACGAAGGCTGGGCCACCGTGGAAGTGAAAAACCGCTTCGCCGTGGGCGACACCCTCGAAATCATCCACCCCGAGGGCAACCAAACCATCGTCTTGCAGGCCATGAGGCGCAACGGCGAACCGGCCGACACCGCCCCCGGCAACGGCATCCGAGTGCAAATTCCCAATATGCGCGGCCGGGAAAAAGCCCTGATTGCGCGGGTGCTGAACCCGTAA
- a CDS encoding HU family DNA-binding protein, with protein MNKSELIEAMAQEADISKAAAAKALDGMVNAITAALKKGDTVTVVGFGSFYVGERAERQGRNPKTGEPLTIAAAKTPKFRAGKTLKDAL; from the coding sequence GTGAACAAGTCTGAATTGATCGAAGCCATGGCTCAGGAAGCCGACATCTCCAAGGCCGCCGCCGCCAAAGCACTCGACGGCATGGTGAACGCCATCACCGCCGCCCTGAAAAAAGGCGACACCGTAACCGTAGTCGGCTTCGGCTCCTTCTACGTCGGCGAACGCGCCGAACGCCAGGGCCGCAATCCCAAAACCGGCGAGCCGCTCACCATCGCCGCCGCCAAAACCCCGAAATTCCGCGCCGGCAAAACACTGAAAGACGCGCTGTAA